From the Luteolibacter arcticus genome, one window contains:
- a CDS encoding molybdopterin molybdotransferase MoeA — protein sequence MTGHPEPPGGTTSGVDRLMTLAEADALTSSLRPLGTESATLADSLGRTLATALVADRAFPPYRRAMMDGFAFAADFLPSTGPVILAGLHAAGDPPPVALPSGHAWEIMTGAIVPDDCDTVVPYEDLEAGRPRPGFKKGQFIHEAGSDAASGTVLVDASSTIGPVEVAIAASVGLEKIEVFRRANVAILSTGDEAVPSDVVPRAWEIRRSNGPMLEAMLARRGNAIVFHDHAPDDPAVCGRQLDEALAKCDVLLICGGISKGKKDFIRGLLEERLGKPAFHGVEQRPGKPLAFWPGPPVVFALPGNPVSVLATFTRHVLPALSRLEGREFLPMKVRMNEAPVPLPKFSWLLTVAAGPDGTLLARPPSNSGDFISVAGSCGIVEVPPAADPAELSFFPFPNSQ from the coding sequence GTGACTGGACATCCCGAGCCGCCGGGTGGCACAACCTCCGGTGTGGACCGCCTGATGACCCTCGCCGAAGCCGACGCCCTGACCTCGTCATTGCGCCCGCTCGGGACGGAATCCGCGACGCTCGCGGATTCCCTCGGCCGCACCTTGGCGACCGCACTGGTGGCCGACCGTGCCTTTCCTCCCTATCGCCGGGCAATGATGGACGGCTTTGCATTCGCCGCGGACTTCTTGCCCTCGACCGGGCCTGTCATCCTTGCCGGCTTGCACGCCGCCGGTGACCCGCCACCGGTTGCGCTGCCATCGGGACATGCATGGGAGATCATGACCGGCGCGATCGTGCCGGATGACTGCGACACCGTAGTGCCTTATGAGGATCTCGAAGCCGGTCGTCCGAGGCCGGGATTCAAGAAGGGGCAATTCATCCATGAAGCTGGCAGCGATGCAGCGTCCGGCACGGTGCTAGTAGATGCGAGCAGCACGATCGGCCCGGTGGAAGTCGCCATCGCGGCCTCGGTGGGTCTGGAGAAGATCGAGGTCTTTCGCCGAGCAAACGTGGCCATTCTTTCCACCGGAGACGAGGCCGTACCTTCAGATGTGGTGCCGCGTGCATGGGAGATCCGGCGTTCGAATGGCCCGATGCTGGAAGCCATGCTCGCCCGCCGCGGCAACGCCATCGTTTTCCACGATCATGCGCCCGACGATCCGGCCGTGTGTGGCCGGCAACTCGATGAGGCATTGGCGAAGTGCGACGTGCTGCTCATCTGCGGCGGGATCTCGAAGGGCAAGAAGGACTTCATCCGCGGCTTGTTAGAGGAACGCCTCGGCAAGCCCGCCTTTCACGGCGTCGAGCAACGTCCGGGCAAGCCGCTGGCTTTCTGGCCGGGGCCGCCCGTCGTGTTCGCGTTGCCGGGCAATCCCGTGTCGGTGCTCGCCACCTTCACCCGTCACGTGCTACCGGCGCTCTCGCGCTTGGAGGGTCGGGAATTCCTGCCCATGAAAGTCCGCATGAATGAGGCTCCCGTTCCACTGCCGAAGTTCTCATGGCTGCTGACCGTCGCGGCGGGCCCCGATGGCACACTGCTCGCTCGTCCTCCGTCGAACTCCGGCGATTTCATTTCGGTGGCAGGTTCGTGCGGCATCGTGGAAGTTCCTCCCGCGGCCGACCCGGCAGAGCTCTCGTTCTTCCCATTCCCCAATTCTCAATAA
- a CDS encoding VOC family protein codes for MPAHIGRIILFVADVPKVAAFYEQHFGLEPLEPAEDGWIELRAGGCNLALHRGKLPEGAHAQSRAKIVFSVRDVRAEVERLTREGLKFGKVHDWNGFSFADTKDPEGNPIQLSSRGVA; via the coding sequence ATGCCCGCGCATATCGGCCGCATCATCCTCTTCGTCGCAGACGTCCCCAAAGTGGCAGCCTTCTACGAGCAGCACTTCGGGCTCGAACCGCTGGAACCCGCCGAAGACGGCTGGATCGAGCTCCGTGCCGGAGGCTGCAATCTCGCCCTGCATCGCGGAAAGCTCCCCGAGGGTGCCCACGCGCAATCCCGTGCGAAGATCGTCTTCTCGGTCCGCGATGTTCGTGCCGAGGTGGAGCGATTGACCCGCGAGGGCCTGAAATTCGGCAAGGTCCACGATTGGAACGGCTTCTCCTTCGCCGACACCAAGGACCCCGAAGGCAATCCGATCCAGCTCTCCAGCCGGGGCGTCGCCTGA
- the moaA gene encoding GTP 3',8-cyclase MoaA gives MSQPVDRLGRGVRDLRISLTDRCNFRCRYCMPVEVFGPGYRFLPREDLLSFEEIVRLTQLLVPLGVEKVRLTGGEPLLRRGAEDLVAMLSSIDGVRDIAITTNGVLLAHHAEALALAGLSRVTVSLDAMDGEIFARMNGVGAKVDRVLAGINAAQTYGLKVKVNAVIQRGVNEGEILPLARWAKAQGVDLRYIEYMDVGETNGWKLAEVVPAAELLEILSTEFDLAPRDPAYRGEVAAHWRHRDGAGEIGVIASVTRPFCRDCQRLRLSADGKFFTCLFAADGHDIRALLRGGAEDEVLQAAVRGLWSVREDRYSEERGLVPHPKAEMSYLGG, from the coding sequence GTGAGCCAACCGGTGGATCGACTCGGGCGCGGCGTGCGGGATCTGCGGATCTCGCTGACCGACCGTTGCAATTTCCGCTGCCGCTACTGCATGCCGGTCGAGGTCTTCGGACCGGGGTATCGCTTCCTGCCGCGTGAGGACCTGCTGAGCTTCGAGGAAATCGTGCGGTTGACCCAGCTGCTGGTCCCGCTGGGAGTGGAAAAGGTCCGCCTGACCGGCGGCGAGCCCTTGCTCCGACGCGGTGCCGAGGATCTGGTGGCAATGCTTTCTTCGATCGACGGGGTGAGGGACATCGCGATCACCACGAATGGCGTGCTGCTCGCTCACCATGCCGAGGCACTGGCCTTGGCGGGGCTGAGCCGGGTGACGGTCAGCCTCGATGCCATGGATGGGGAGATTTTCGCCCGCATGAACGGCGTGGGAGCGAAGGTCGACCGCGTGCTGGCCGGCATCAATGCGGCGCAAACCTATGGGCTGAAAGTGAAGGTGAACGCCGTCATCCAGCGCGGGGTGAACGAAGGCGAGATCCTACCCTTGGCCCGCTGGGCGAAGGCGCAGGGCGTCGATCTACGATACATCGAGTACATGGACGTCGGCGAGACCAACGGCTGGAAGCTGGCCGAGGTGGTGCCGGCAGCGGAGTTGCTGGAGATCCTGTCCACGGAGTTCGATCTGGCACCTCGCGATCCGGCGTATCGGGGTGAGGTGGCGGCGCATTGGCGGCATCGCGACGGGGCGGGGGAAATCGGGGTGATCGCCTCGGTGACGCGGCCGTTTTGCCGGGATTGCCAGCGGCTGCGATTGTCGGCGGACGGCAAGTTTTTCACGTGTCTGTTTGCCGCGGATGGGCACGACATCCGCGCGCTGCTCAGAGGCGGGGCGGAAGACGAAGTGCTTCAAGCTGCCGTTCGCGGGCTCTGGTCGGTTCGGGAGGACCGCTATTCGGAAGAGCGAGGTCTGGTCCCGCACCCGAAGGCGGAGATGAGCTACCTCGGTGGATGA
- a CDS encoding SpoIIE family protein phosphatase, with protein sequence MRLPPLGLRAKIALALAIAALLPLLVGLIVLETFGFGHLLGTQGRLYESEARTLSRSLEIAVESQAGHFWSWMSADSALPDFLATPKPPAGKDEVAAIEKRWAKLPVDDPLMREILGNPAAASLSRYVSSHPQAAEILVTNATGQVVAATRKTTDYDQSDEEWWTIGRDLKEGGMWTEVLHFDGSAGIFSLDLVMPLYRDGELLGVAKLVLDVSPLFLSLRPTEGDDRARLEILLSDGHILARTGDRGFQPLKEKLEPDSLLCVRVGRTGWTVTGKGTDDERMTGFAAIQSPEIDRKLFEPGGYVLYSSPKDAVVAPLRRQVLLIGAVAGLATGLCVLAGYAFVDRKILQPIAMLSQATRALAETVRLRRDPTLTESEADSKRRAAKEDLERIESIKTGDEVEDLAADFGIMTSRVMRYHRELESEVDSKTALLREELEMAREFQNALLPSGYPDTSTRNDPLRLGFAHFYQPASTVGGDFFDLMELDEHRTGVLIADVMGHGARSALVTAILRAVVRNHVISAGNPGDFLGILNRELHDVIERSQQTLFVTAFFMVLDTREGKATWAVAGHPAPLRARRSTGNPPQMLWNGAQKQPALGLMGDMVYHTSASPIRAGDVFLLFTDGVVEAENPAGKEFGMQRLISTFDESLDGPLAAMPAKIVCEVAAYQKRRHHDDDVCVVAVEVLPGVIPDIVSKPAPLTGSVPSGA encoded by the coding sequence GTGAGACTTCCGCCCCTCGGACTTCGTGCGAAGATCGCGCTGGCATTGGCCATCGCCGCACTGCTTCCGCTCCTGGTTGGCTTGATCGTGCTGGAGACCTTCGGATTCGGCCATCTGCTCGGGACCCAGGGACGCCTCTATGAGTCCGAGGCGAGGACATTGTCGCGCTCGCTGGAAATCGCCGTCGAGTCCCAGGCCGGGCATTTCTGGAGCTGGATGTCCGCCGATTCCGCCCTGCCGGATTTCCTGGCGACGCCGAAGCCGCCGGCCGGGAAAGACGAGGTGGCCGCGATCGAGAAACGTTGGGCGAAGCTGCCGGTGGACGATCCCTTGATGAGGGAAATCCTCGGAAATCCGGCTGCGGCAAGTCTCTCTCGTTACGTTTCCTCCCATCCTCAGGCGGCGGAGATCCTGGTGACCAACGCCACGGGCCAAGTCGTGGCAGCCACTCGCAAGACCACCGACTATGACCAGTCCGACGAGGAATGGTGGACCATCGGTCGCGATCTCAAGGAGGGCGGGATGTGGACGGAGGTACTGCATTTCGATGGGAGTGCCGGGATCTTCTCGCTCGATCTGGTGATGCCGCTGTACCGCGATGGGGAGCTCCTCGGCGTGGCCAAGCTGGTGCTGGACGTCTCGCCTCTCTTCCTTTCGCTGCGTCCGACAGAAGGGGACGACCGGGCGCGCCTGGAGATCCTTCTGTCCGACGGCCACATCCTGGCTCGCACCGGCGACCGGGGGTTCCAGCCGCTCAAGGAGAAGCTGGAGCCGGATTCGTTGCTGTGCGTCCGGGTTGGCCGGACGGGCTGGACCGTGACCGGGAAGGGCACCGATGACGAGCGGATGACCGGCTTCGCCGCGATCCAGTCGCCGGAAATCGATCGCAAGCTTTTTGAGCCGGGCGGCTACGTCCTCTATTCTTCTCCAAAGGATGCGGTGGTCGCCCCGTTGCGGCGTCAGGTGCTGCTGATCGGTGCGGTCGCGGGCCTTGCCACGGGTCTCTGCGTGCTGGCCGGTTATGCCTTCGTGGATCGCAAGATCCTGCAGCCGATCGCGATGCTCAGCCAGGCCACGCGGGCCTTGGCGGAGACGGTGAGGTTGCGGCGCGATCCGACTCTTACGGAAAGCGAGGCGGATTCGAAACGGCGGGCCGCGAAGGAGGATCTGGAGCGCATCGAATCCATCAAGACCGGCGATGAGGTCGAGGACCTCGCGGCCGACTTCGGCATCATGACTTCGCGGGTGATGCGCTATCATCGCGAGCTAGAGTCGGAGGTGGATTCCAAGACGGCCTTGCTTCGCGAGGAGCTGGAAATGGCGCGCGAGTTCCAAAACGCGCTGCTGCCTTCCGGCTATCCCGACACCAGCACCCGCAACGACCCGTTGCGGCTCGGATTCGCGCATTTCTACCAGCCCGCCTCGACCGTGGGTGGCGATTTCTTCGACCTGATGGAGCTCGACGAGCATCGCACCGGCGTGCTGATCGCCGATGTGATGGGCCATGGTGCGCGCTCGGCGCTGGTCACTGCCATCTTGCGGGCTGTGGTTCGCAATCACGTGATCTCTGCGGGAAATCCGGGGGACTTTTTGGGTATCCTGAACCGCGAGCTGCATGACGTGATCGAGCGCAGCCAGCAAACACTCTTCGTCACCGCGTTCTTCATGGTGCTGGATACCCGCGAGGGCAAGGCAACCTGGGCGGTGGCCGGGCATCCCGCGCCTCTGCGGGCCCGACGCAGCACGGGGAATCCGCCGCAAATGCTCTGGAATGGCGCCCAGAAGCAGCCGGCGCTCGGCTTGATGGGGGACATGGTTTACCACACCTCGGCCTCGCCGATCCGGGCGGGCGACGTGTTCCTCCTTTTCACCGATGGCGTGGTGGAAGCCGAGAATCCGGCCGGGAAGGAATTCGGCATGCAGCGGCTCATTTCGACCTTCGACGAGTCCCTGGATGGCCCGCTGGCCGCGATGCCGGCGAAGATCGTCTGCGAGGTTGCCGCCTACCAAAAGCGCCGCCACCACGATGACGACGTGTGCGTGGTCGCGGTGGAAGTGCTGCCGGGCGTGATTCCCGATATCGTGAGCAAGCCGGCACCCCTGACAGGATCAGTCCCGAGCGGTGCTTGA
- a CDS encoding phosphoglycerate kinase, which produces MAKLSIRDLDVNGKEVLMRVDFNVPLEGDVITDDTRIQGAVPSIQHLLKGGAKLVLCSHLGRPKGGPEPKYSLAPAAARLGEILGQEVKLAPDCIGDEVAALRAALQPGQVLLLENTRFYPAEEANEADFAKALAGSAEIYVNDAFGTAHRAHASTEGVTHFVSQSAMGFLMERELEYLDGKLENPEKPFLVIMGGAKVSDKIQVITRLMEKADAFLIGGAMANTFRKAQGYKTGNSRVEADKLDLALEILAKAKEKGVKFLLPSDTRITQEFKEGAETKCTAPYEQGGETPDGWEGIDIGDVAIGEFVAEVAKAKTMIWNGPMGVFEIDSFGHGTKAVAEAMAASDAVTIVGGGDSVTAVNKYGLDEKMTFISTGGGASLELLEGKVLPGVAALTEA; this is translated from the coding sequence ATGGCCAAGCTCTCGATCCGCGACCTCGACGTCAACGGCAAGGAAGTCCTCATGCGTGTGGACTTCAATGTCCCGCTGGAAGGCGACGTCATCACCGACGACACCCGCATCCAGGGAGCGGTTCCATCCATTCAACATCTCCTCAAAGGCGGCGCGAAGCTGGTCCTCTGCTCCCACCTCGGTCGTCCCAAGGGCGGCCCCGAGCCGAAGTATTCGCTCGCTCCTGCCGCCGCCCGCCTCGGCGAGATCCTCGGCCAGGAAGTGAAGCTCGCGCCGGACTGCATCGGTGACGAAGTCGCTGCCCTGCGTGCTGCCCTTCAACCCGGCCAAGTGCTTCTGCTGGAAAACACCCGCTTCTATCCCGCCGAGGAAGCCAACGAAGCTGACTTCGCCAAGGCACTCGCCGGCAGCGCCGAGATCTACGTGAACGATGCCTTCGGCACCGCCCACCGCGCCCACGCTTCGACCGAAGGGGTCACGCATTTCGTTTCCCAGAGCGCCATGGGCTTCCTGATGGAGCGCGAACTCGAGTATCTCGATGGCAAGCTTGAGAACCCGGAGAAGCCGTTCCTCGTCATCATGGGTGGCGCGAAGGTTTCCGATAAGATCCAAGTCATCACCCGCCTGATGGAAAAGGCCGACGCCTTCCTGATCGGCGGTGCCATGGCCAACACCTTCCGCAAGGCGCAGGGCTACAAGACCGGCAACAGCCGCGTCGAAGCCGACAAGCTCGACCTCGCCCTCGAGATCCTGGCCAAGGCCAAGGAAAAGGGCGTGAAGTTCCTGCTGCCTTCCGACACCCGCATCACCCAGGAGTTCAAGGAAGGTGCCGAGACCAAGTGCACCGCGCCTTATGAGCAGGGTGGCGAGACGCCGGATGGCTGGGAAGGCATCGACATCGGCGACGTCGCCATCGGCGAGTTCGTCGCTGAAGTGGCGAAAGCCAAGACCATGATCTGGAACGGCCCGATGGGCGTGTTCGAGATCGACAGCTTCGGCCACGGCACCAAGGCCGTCGCGGAAGCCATGGCCGCGAGCGATGCCGTCACCATCGTCGGCGGCGGCGATTCCGTGACCGCCGTGAACAAATATGGCCTCGACGAGAAGATGACCTTTATCTCGACCGGCGGCGGTGCCTCGCTGGAATTGCTTGAAGGCAAGGTCCTTCCCGGCGTAGCTGCACTAACCGAAGCTTGA
- the tpiA gene encoding triose-phosphate isomerase, with the protein MIRKPIFAANWKMNLGPSETEDFAKSFLSKVQNRTFPCDIVIAPPFVSLSKAAEILGNVSSIALAAQNCSQYDSGAYTGEISGMMLKEFFVHYVILGHSERRAIYGETDEVINAKVRKARELNLRPIFCIGETLEERKSGQLEKVLRTQVSIGLKGLSERDLLDTVIAYEPVWAIGTGVTATAEQAQEAHAFVRSLVAEQFGNDSAAKIRIQYGGSVKPNNAAELMACPDIDGALIGGASLEPQSFLDIIQNGAP; encoded by the coding sequence ATGATCCGCAAGCCCATCTTTGCCGCGAACTGGAAGATGAACCTTGGTCCCTCCGAGACCGAGGACTTCGCCAAGAGCTTCCTTTCGAAGGTGCAGAACCGCACCTTCCCCTGCGACATCGTCATCGCCCCGCCCTTCGTGTCCCTTTCCAAGGCGGCCGAGATTCTCGGCAATGTCTCCAGCATCGCGCTCGCTGCCCAGAACTGCTCGCAGTATGACTCCGGTGCCTACACCGGGGAGATCAGCGGGATGATGCTGAAGGAATTCTTCGTCCACTACGTGATCCTCGGCCACAGTGAGCGCCGTGCGATCTATGGCGAGACCGACGAGGTCATCAACGCCAAGGTCCGCAAGGCCCGCGAGCTGAACCTCCGCCCGATCTTCTGCATCGGCGAGACGCTTGAAGAGCGGAAGAGCGGCCAGCTTGAGAAAGTCTTGCGCACCCAGGTGAGCATCGGCCTCAAGGGGCTGAGCGAACGCGATCTGCTCGACACCGTCATCGCCTACGAACCGGTCTGGGCGATCGGCACCGGCGTGACCGCCACCGCCGAGCAGGCCCAGGAAGCACACGCTTTCGTCCGCTCCTTGGTCGCCGAGCAATTTGGCAACGACTCCGCGGCCAAGATCCGGATCCAATACGGTGGCTCGGTGAAGCCGAACAATGCGGCTGAACTGATGGCCTGCCCGGACATCGATGGCGCGCTCATCGGCGGTGCCTCGCTGGAGCCACAGAGCTTCCTGGACATCATCCAGAACGGCGCGCCCTGA
- a CDS encoding AsmA-like C-terminal region-containing protein yields the protein MPAAPPSRWKRRIRRILVVLLLSPFLLLALANGLLATPWARGYLGRKLSARLGVETAVGNVTCTPWGGFTIGELRCLQPPPLRESIKAPLLEVREIQAHPQWSRLLRGELAISSVRIDRPRLTLSLEMAATMVSASAAAPAPVVTPPPVVATAETPAVEARKPSSQTPAPPAPPSTPPVSDSSTIGTAWMEITDAGCELWLAGSKLASLQGGEGKIPFAGAPAFSRLQLRELEIFGQVFGRDLTAPLSWRAPELRCNAAELRLADLEVKLSAALGVIPGSPFAVDISVPRQAARGDAWLQNMKPAAAQLEVRLQAIGLLRHPSTWQGVAAAGARNVTMQLGGQAAAFDEGRAAITLQGGVMNCPDFRLTGERASFLGNGQLRADGQGTAVLRVVVPPDTAAAWTERMGASGHAPVFAPLETPDRMFIDLRWISYSGVQGIELGAGGPVVPAEEFGKLLSDG from the coding sequence ATGCCCGCAGCCCCGCCCTCCCGGTGGAAGCGCCGGATCCGGCGGATCCTGGTGGTGCTGCTTCTGAGTCCCTTCCTGCTGCTGGCTCTCGCCAATGGCCTGCTTGCAACGCCTTGGGCGCGTGGCTATCTCGGCCGCAAGCTCTCTGCACGGCTAGGGGTGGAGACCGCTGTCGGCAACGTGACATGCACGCCGTGGGGTGGCTTCACCATCGGCGAGCTGCGCTGCCTCCAGCCTCCGCCTTTGCGCGAGTCGATCAAGGCTCCGCTGCTTGAGGTCCGCGAGATCCAGGCTCATCCGCAATGGAGCCGGTTGCTGCGCGGCGAACTCGCCATTTCGTCCGTTCGGATTGACCGGCCACGTCTGACGCTCTCCCTTGAAATGGCGGCCACCATGGTCTCCGCGAGTGCCGCGGCACCCGCGCCCGTCGTGACGCCTCCTCCAGTGGTCGCGACCGCGGAGACACCGGCAGTAGAGGCTCGCAAGCCGTCGTCGCAAACGCCCGCCCCGCCAGCGCCCCCCTCCACGCCGCCGGTTTCGGATTCCTCCACCATCGGCACTGCATGGATGGAGATCACTGATGCCGGCTGTGAGTTGTGGCTCGCCGGGTCCAAGCTGGCCTCGCTCCAGGGAGGTGAAGGGAAGATCCCGTTCGCCGGCGCTCCCGCGTTTTCAAGGCTCCAGCTTCGTGAACTGGAAATCTTCGGCCAAGTCTTCGGGCGCGACCTCACGGCCCCATTGTCGTGGCGGGCTCCTGAACTGCGGTGCAATGCCGCAGAGCTTCGGCTGGCAGATCTAGAGGTGAAACTCTCTGCCGCCTTGGGTGTGATACCCGGTTCGCCCTTCGCGGTCGATATCTCGGTCCCGCGGCAAGCGGCCCGCGGTGATGCTTGGCTTCAGAACATGAAACCGGCGGCCGCCCAGCTTGAGGTCCGTTTGCAAGCCATCGGCCTGCTGCGTCATCCGTCCACCTGGCAAGGCGTCGCGGCCGCTGGCGCACGGAACGTGACGATGCAACTTGGCGGGCAAGCGGCCGCATTCGACGAAGGCCGTGCCGCCATCACCTTGCAAGGAGGCGTGATGAACTGCCCCGATTTCCGGCTCACGGGCGAGCGCGCCTCCTTTCTCGGCAACGGCCAACTCCGCGCCGACGGGCAGGGGACCGCCGTGTTGCGCGTGGTGGTTCCTCCGGACACGGCCGCTGCATGGACCGAGCGGATGGGGGCCAGCGGTCATGCGCCGGTCTTTGCTCCTCTCGAAACGCCGGACCGGATGTTCATCGATCTACGATGGATCTCGTACTCCGGCGTCCAAGGCATCGAACTCGGTGCCGGTGGTCCGGTTGTGCCGGCGGAGGAGTTCGGAAAGCTGCTTTCAGACGGTTAG